The following are encoded together in the Flavobacterium haoranii genome:
- a CDS encoding cytochrome c oxidase subunit I, giving the protein MSAHEHGHHKETFITKYIFSLDHKMIAKQYLITGLIMGVIGVLMSILFRMQIAWPEQSFGIFKTLLGENFAPGGVMRNDIYLALVTIHGTIMVFFVLTAGLSGTFSNLLIPLQVGARDMASGFMNMLSYWLFFLSSLIMIISLFVESGPAASGWTIYPPLSALPQAIPGSGLGMTLWLVSMAIFIASSLMGSLNYVVTVINLRTKGMTMTRLPLTVWALFVTAIIGIVSFPVLFSAALLLIFDRSFGTSFYLSDIFISGEVLHYQGGSPVLFEHLFWFLGHPEVYIVLLPALGITSEIIATNARKPIFGYRAMVTSIIAIAFLSTIVWGHHMFVSGMNPFLGSVFTFTTLLIAIPSAVKAFNYITTLWKGNLQMNPAMLFSIGLVSTFITGGLTGIILGDSTLDINVHDTYFVVAHFHLVMGISALYGFFAGVYHWFPKMYGRMLNKNLGYAHFWVTAVCAYGVFFPMHFIGMAGLPRRYYTNSAFPLFDDLADVNVLITVFAIVGAVFQIVFFWNFFYSMFYGKKATQNPWKSNTLEWTTPVEHIHGNWPGELPEVHRWAYDYSKPGHAEDFVPQVVPMQDGEEELHH; this is encoded by the coding sequence ATGTCAGCACACGAACACGGTCATCACAAAGAAACATTCATAACTAAATACATCTTTAGTCTTGACCACAAGATGATTGCTAAGCAATATCTAATTACAGGTTTAATTATGGGAGTTATTGGTGTACTTATGTCAATACTTTTCCGTATGCAAATTGCATGGCCAGAACAATCTTTTGGTATTTTTAAAACATTACTAGGTGAAAATTTTGCACCAGGTGGTGTAATGCGTAACGATATATACTTAGCGTTAGTTACAATTCACGGTACTATTATGGTATTCTTTGTATTAACAGCTGGTTTAAGTGGTACTTTTAGTAACTTGTTAATTCCATTGCAAGTTGGAGCTAGAGACATGGCTTCAGGTTTCATGAATATGTTATCATATTGGTTGTTCTTTTTGTCTTCCTTAATTATGATTATTTCATTATTCGTAGAATCAGGTCCTGCAGCATCTGGATGGACAATTTATCCTCCTCTAAGTGCTTTACCACAAGCTATTCCTGGATCAGGTTTAGGTATGACACTTTGGTTAGTTTCTATGGCTATATTTATTGCATCTTCATTAATGGGATCTTTAAATTATGTAGTTACAGTAATTAACTTAAGAACAAAAGGTATGACAATGACAAGATTACCTTTAACAGTATGGGCTTTATTTGTAACTGCTATTATTGGTATTGTTTCATTCCCAGTATTATTCTCTGCGGCTTTATTATTAATTTTTGATAGAAGTTTCGGTACGTCATTCTATTTATCAGATATCTTTATTTCAGGTGAGGTTTTACACTACCAAGGTGGATCTCCAGTTTTATTTGAACATTTATTTTGGTTCTTAGGACACCCTGAAGTTTACATCGTATTATTACCAGCTTTAGGTATTACTTCTGAAATTATTGCTACTAATGCTAGAAAACCAATCTTTGGTTATAGAGCGATGGTAACTTCAATTATTGCAATTGCTTTCTTATCTACAATTGTATGGGGTCACCATATGTTCGTTTCGGGTATGAATCCTTTCTTAGGTTCGGTATTCACGTTTACGACTTTATTAATTGCAATTCCATCAGCTGTAAAAGCATTCAACTATATTACAACATTATGGAAAGGTAATTTACAAATGAATCCAGCAATGTTATTCTCTATTGGTTTAGTTTCTACTTTTATCACGGGAGGTTTAACAGGAATCATTTTAGGAGATAGTACTTTAGATATCAACGTTCATGATACATATTTCGTGGTGGCTCACTTCCACTTAGTAATGGGTATCTCTGCATTATACGGTTTCTTTGCTGGTGTTTACCACTGGTTCCCTAAAATGTATGGTAGAATGTTGAATAAAAATTTAGGTTATGCTCACTTCTGGGTAACTGCAGTTTGTGCTTATGGAGTATTCTTCCCTATGCACTTTATTGGAATGGCTGGTTTACCACGTCGTTACTATACAAACTCTGCATTTCCATTATTTGATGATTTAGCTGATGTTAACGTATTAATTACTGTATTTGCTATTGTTGGTGCAGTTTTCCAAATTGTTTTCTTCTGGAATTTCTTCTACAGTATGTTCTACGGTAAAAAAGCAACTCAAAACCCATGGAAATCTAATACATTAGAGTGGACAACACCAGTTGAGCATATTCATGGTAACTGGCCAGGAGAATTACCTGAAGTGCACCGTTGGGCTTATGATTATAGCAAACCTGGGCATGCTGAAGACTTCGTTCCTCAGGTTGTTCCAATGCAAGACGGAGAAGAAGAATTACATCATTAA
- a CDS encoding cytochrome c oxidase subunit II: protein MTGLLIFFVLVLIGIAIWQLTKIFALTQIGASENTEVANDNDNKVNGYLMFAFVGFIYLFTIYSIVKWGHLVLGTPASEHGPDYDNLMNISFVIIFIVQTLTQFLLHYFAFKYSGKKDQKAMYYADNNKLEAIWTGIPVVVLAGLILYGLYTWNNIMYFDAEEDVLYVEVYAKQFGWEVRYSGEDNTLGKANVRYIEGVNTLGVDLSDPAAQDDKVTNELHLPKGKKVVFKFRSQDVLHSAYMPHFRAQMNCVPGMITQFTFVPTVTTSEMRQNEAIQKKVANINKIRTEKSKELVANGESALDPYEFNYLLLCNKICGASHYNMQMKIVVEEQDEFTKWLAEKPTLSSQWAEANKPAETPAQPEVIEVVADTTKVVAQVIE from the coding sequence ATGACGGGTTTATTGATATTCTTTGTTTTAGTTTTAATTGGAATTGCAATTTGGCAATTAACTAAAATTTTTGCATTAACTCAAATTGGAGCTTCAGAAAATACTGAAGTAGCTAATGACAATGACAATAAGGTTAATGGTTACTTAATGTTTGCATTCGTTGGGTTTATATATTTATTTACAATTTATTCAATTGTTAAATGGGGGCATTTAGTTTTAGGAACTCCCGCTTCTGAACACGGTCCTGATTATGATAACCTAATGAATATTTCTTTTGTTATTATTTTCATCGTGCAAACATTAACTCAGTTCTTATTACATTATTTTGCTTTTAAATATAGTGGTAAGAAAGATCAAAAGGCAATGTATTATGCTGATAATAATAAATTAGAAGCAATTTGGACAGGTATTCCTGTAGTTGTTTTAGCAGGATTAATTCTTTACGGTTTGTACACTTGGAATAACATCATGTATTTTGATGCAGAAGAGGATGTATTATATGTTGAAGTTTATGCGAAACAATTTGGTTGGGAAGTACGCTACTCAGGTGAAGATAATACATTAGGTAAAGCAAACGTTCGTTATATTGAAGGTGTTAATACATTAGGTGTTGATTTATCTGATCCTGCAGCTCAAGACGATAAAGTAACAAATGAGTTACATTTGCCTAAAGGAAAGAAAGTAGTTTTCAAGTTCCGTTCACAAGATGTTTTACACTCAGCTTATATGCCTCACTTTAGAGCTCAAATGAACTGTGTTCCTGGTATGATTACACAATTTACTTTTGTTCCCACAGTTACTACTTCTGAAATGCGTCAGAACGAAGCAATACAAAAGAAAGTAGCTAATATCAACAAAATTAGAACTGAAAAAAGCAAAGAGTTGGTTGCAAACGGTGAATCTGCTTTAGATCCTTACGAATTCAATTACTTATTATTATGTAATAAAATTTGTGGTGCATCTCACTACAATATGCAAATGAAAATAGTTGTTGAGGAACAAGACGAGTTTACAAAATGGTTAGCTGAAAAACCAACTTTATCATCTCAATGGGCAGAAGCAAACAAACCTGCTGAAACACCAGCTCAACCAGAAGTTATAGAAGTTGTTGCAGATACTACTAAAGTTGTTGCACAAGTTATTGAATAA
- a CDS encoding quinol:cytochrome C oxidoreductase, whose protein sequence is MYTFSSKLKTFSLILMVVGAIGIGIGFWSAPKTIEEVETILSADSHGHHAEATHEAHATHDAHATHDEHAAHATEATHDTEHKAHLEHVLHQLQNKPWAAFYVACIFFMLISLGAFVFNAIQYAAQAGWSPILFRVMEGISAYLLPGSVIFFGVLVLSGLHFNHLFVWMDPEVVANDHLIQGKSGYLNVPFFLGRAAIFLLLWNFFRFKIRKNSLALENSDDASIYKSIFKLSATFLVIFIVTESIMSWDWIMSVDPHWYSTLFGWYVFASFFVSAITTIALVTIYLKSKGYLEQVNTSHIHDLAKFMFGLSIFWTYLWFSQFMLIWYSDIPEEVTYFVTRIEHYKLPFFGMLVMNFVFPLLILVNTDFKRLSWIIVTAGTVILMGHYIDFYNMIMPATVGDQWFIGLPEVSAVLFFLGLFIFVVFTALTKAPLVAKGNPLMEESKHFHY, encoded by the coding sequence ATGTACACGTTTTCAAGTAAATTAAAAACTTTTTCTCTAATTTTAATGGTAGTTGGTGCCATTGGAATTGGTATTGGTTTTTGGAGTGCTCCAAAGACTATCGAAGAAGTTGAAACAATCCTTTCAGCAGATTCTCACGGACATCATGCAGAAGCAACTCATGAAGCACACGCAACACATGATGCTCACGCTACGCACGACGAACATGCTGCACATGCAACAGAAGCAACTCATGATACTGAACATAAAGCACATTTAGAGCACGTTTTGCACCAATTGCAAAACAAGCCTTGGGCAGCTTTTTATGTAGCATGTATATTCTTCATGTTAATCAGTTTAGGAGCTTTCGTTTTTAATGCTATCCAATATGCTGCACAAGCAGGTTGGTCACCAATATTATTCCGTGTTATGGAAGGTATTAGTGCTTACTTATTACCTGGATCAGTAATTTTCTTTGGTGTACTAGTATTGTCTGGATTACATTTTAATCATTTATTTGTTTGGATGGATCCTGAAGTTGTAGCAAACGACCATTTAATTCAAGGAAAATCAGGTTATTTAAATGTGCCTTTCTTTTTAGGTAGAGCTGCAATATTCTTATTATTATGGAATTTTTTCAGATTCAAAATTAGAAAAAATTCATTAGCTTTAGAAAACTCTGACGACGCTTCTATTTATAAAAGTATTTTTAAATTATCTGCTACTTTTCTAGTTATCTTCATTGTTACAGAATCTATTATGTCTTGGGATTGGATTATGTCTGTAGATCCTCACTGGTATAGTACATTATTCGGTTGGTATGTATTTGCAAGTTTCTTTGTAAGTGCTATTACTACAATCGCTTTAGTTACTATTTATTTAAAATCAAAAGGATATTTAGAGCAAGTGAATACAAGTCACATACACGACTTAGCTAAATTTATGTTTGGTTTGAGTATTTTCTGGACCTATTTATGGTTCTCTCAATTTATGTTAATTTGGTATTCTGATATACCAGAGGAGGTAACTTACTTCGTAACAAGAATTGAACATTACAAACTTCCATTTTTTGGAATGTTAGTTATGAATTTTGTTTTCCCATTATTAATTTTAGTTAACACAGATTTCAAACGTCTATCATGGATTATTGTAACTGCTGGTACTGTTATCTTAATGGGTCACTATATTGATTTTTACAATATGATTATGCCTGCTACTGTTGGTGATCAATGGTTCATTGGTTTACCAGAAGTTAGTGCAGTATTATTCTTCTTAGGTTTATTCATATTTGTTGTATTTACAGCTTTAACAAAAGCACCTCTTGTAGCAAAAGGAAATCCTTTAATGGAAGAGAGCAAACATTTTCATTATTAA
- a CDS encoding c-type cytochrome → MKSLYKIVAVVGLSVIATSCFDKSKPNYQFMPNMYEAVPYETYSEHEAFKGGKEGQLPVEGTIKRGFVPFEIPNTTEGYELAKATLKSPLDSISRNPEKAKELFNVYCAICHGEKGDGKGNLVKREKFLGVPSYKDREITEGSIYFVETYGLNSMGSHANQLSQEERWQIADYVLKLRSEL, encoded by the coding sequence ATGAAAAGCTTATATAAAATAGTAGCAGTTGTTGGATTATCTGTAATAGCAACTTCTTGCTTCGATAAATCAAAGCCTAACTACCAGTTCATGCCAAATATGTATGAAGCGGTTCCTTATGAAACGTATTCAGAGCATGAAGCATTTAAAGGTGGTAAAGAAGGTCAATTACCTGTAGAAGGAACTATTAAAAGAGGTTTTGTTCCATTTGAAATTCCTAATACAACTGAAGGTTATGAGTTAGCCAAAGCGACATTAAAATCGCCTTTAGATTCAATTTCTAGAAATCCTGAAAAAGCAAAAGAACTATTTAATGTTTATTGCGCTATTTGTCATGGTGAAAAAGGAGATGGAAAAGGAAATTTAGTTAAGAGAGAAAAATTCTTAGGGGTTCCTAGCTATAAAGACAGGGAAATTACAGAAGGAAGTATTTATTTCGTAGAAACTTATGGATTAAATTCTATGGGTTCTCATGCAAACCAACTTTCTCAAGAAGAAAGATGGCAAATTGCAGATTACGTTTTAAAACTTAGATCAGAATTATAA
- a CDS encoding DUF3341 domain-containing protein, with amino-acid sequence MSNKVVHAIYNDDDVLMDAVKKTRAAHHHIEEVYTPFPVHGLDKAMGLAPTRIAIASFLYGLTGLAIYTTLLNYIMINDWPQDIGGKPSFSFIDNLPAFVPVMFEGTVFFAAHLMVITFYMRSKLWPFKQAENPDVRTTDDHFLMEIGVHGNEEELVSFLQGTGAVEVKVIEKH; translated from the coding sequence ATGAGTAATAAAGTAGTACACGCTATATATAATGATGATGATGTATTAATGGATGCTGTAAAGAAAACTAGAGCAGCTCATCATCATATTGAAGAGGTTTATACACCTTTCCCGGTTCACGGTTTAGATAAAGCGATGGGATTAGCTCCAACGCGTATTGCGATTGCTTCATTTCTTTATGGTTTAACAGGACTTGCAATTTATACAACATTGTTGAACTATATCATGATTAATGATTGGCCTCAAGATATTGGTGGTAAACCGAGTTTTAGTTTTATTGATAATTTACCGGCTTTTGTACCAGTAATGTTTGAAGGAACTGTTTTCTTTGCTGCTCACTTAATGGTTATTACTTTCTACATGAGAAGTAAATTATGGCCATTTAAACAAGCAGAAAATCCAGATGTAAGAACTACTGATGATCATTTCTTAATGGAAATTGGAGTTCATGGAAATGAAGAAGAGTTAGTTTCTTTTTTACAAGGAACAGGTGCAGTTGAAGTTAAAGTAATTGAAAAGCATTAA
- the nrfD gene encoding NrfD/PsrC family molybdoenzyme membrane anchor subunit has translation MSSHYEAPIRKPLVVGSKSYHDVTVDVARPVEGRANKQWWIVFSIALAAFLYGLGCMIYTVSTGIGTWGLNKTVGWAWDITNFVWWVGIGHAGTLISAVLLLFRQKWRMAINRSAEAMTIFSVMQAGLFPIIHMGRPWLGYWVLPIPNQFGSLWVNFNSPLLWDVFAISTYLSVSLVFWWTGLLPDFAMLRDRAVTPFTKRIYSTLSFGWSGRAKDWQRFEEVSLVLAGLATPLVLSVHTIVSFDFATSVIPGWHTTILPPYFVAGAIFSGFAMVQTLLIIMRKVSNLEDYITLQHIELMNLVVMITGSIVGCAYITELFIAWYSGVEYEQYAFLNRATGPYWWSYWLMMTCNVISPQVMWFKKIRTSIMASFIISIVVNVGMWFERFVIIVTSLHRDYLPSSWTMFQPTFVDAGIYIGTIGFFFVLFLLYSRSFPVIAQAEVKTILKSSGDNYKRERELNGHNHSDNH, from the coding sequence ATGTCGTCTCATTACGAAGCACCCATTAGAAAACCTTTAGTAGTAGGAAGTAAATCTTACCATGATGTTACGGTAGATGTGGCTCGCCCTGTAGAAGGAAGAGCTAACAAACAATGGTGGATAGTGTTTTCAATAGCACTAGCTGCTTTCCTATACGGATTAGGTTGTATGATTTACACAGTATCTACTGGTATTGGAACATGGGGATTAAATAAAACAGTTGGTTGGGCTTGGGATATCACTAACTTCGTTTGGTGGGTAGGTATCGGTCACGCCGGAACACTTATTTCTGCAGTATTATTATTATTCCGTCAAAAATGGAGAATGGCAATTAACCGTTCTGCAGAAGCAATGACGATTTTCTCAGTAATGCAGGCAGGTTTGTTCCCAATTATTCACATGGGTCGTCCTTGGTTAGGATATTGGGTGTTACCTATCCCTAATCAATTTGGATCTTTATGGGTTAACTTCAACTCTCCATTATTATGGGACGTATTTGCAATCTCTACTTATTTATCAGTATCATTAGTTTTTTGGTGGACTGGTTTATTACCTGACTTCGCTATGTTACGTGATAGAGCGGTAACACCTTTTACAAAAAGAATCTATTCAACTTTATCTTTCGGATGGAGTGGTAGAGCTAAAGACTGGCAACGTTTTGAAGAAGTTTCATTAGTTTTAGCTGGTTTAGCAACTCCACTTGTACTTTCTGTACACACGATTGTATCTTTTGACTTCGCAACTTCGGTTATTCCAGGATGGCATACTACAATTTTACCTCCTTATTTCGTTGCAGGAGCAATCTTCTCAGGATTCGCAATGGTTCAAACCTTGTTGATCATCATGAGAAAAGTATCAAACTTAGAAGATTATATTACATTACAGCATATCGAATTAATGAACTTAGTTGTTATGATTACTGGTTCAATTGTAGGATGTGCTTATATTACTGAGTTATTTATTGCTTGGTATTCAGGTGTAGAATATGAACAATACGCTTTCTTAAATAGAGCTACAGGTCCTTACTGGTGGTCTTACTGGTTAATGATGACTTGTAACGTAATTTCTCCGCAAGTTATGTGGTTTAAGAAAATTAGAACAAGTATCATGGCTTCATTTATCATTTCAATTGTGGTAAACGTGGGTATGTGGTTCGAGCGTTTTGTAATTATCGTTACATCATTACACAGGGATTATTTACCATCATCTTGGACAATGTTCCAACCAACATTTGTTGATGCAGGTATTTATATAGGAACTATTGGATTCTTCTTCGTATTATTCTTATTATATTCAAGAAGTTTCCCTGTAATTGCTCAGGCAGAAGTTAAAACAATTTTAAAGTCTTCTGGTGACAATTACAAAAGAGAAAGAGAATTAAACGGTCATAATCATTCAGATAATCACTAA
- a CDS encoding TAT-variant-translocated molybdopterin oxidoreductase yields MASNKKYWKSVEELNENSSIVETLRNNEFIEEIPVNEFLGNDNALSSSSTTRRDFLKYVGFSTAAASLAACEGPVVKSIPYVVQPEEIIPGVADFYATTIADGFDFANILVKTREGRPIKIENNNLKGALTGANARVHASVLSLYDSLRLKQPKIAGKDATWAEVNTKVKSSLEDAKAKGGNVVLLTNTMASPSTNALIAELQAKYPNVKQVVYDSVSESKALDAFEAVYGERALAGYDFSEADVIVSVGADFLGDWQGGGYDASYAKGRIPKNGKMSKHIQIEANMSLAGANADKRIPMTVAQQKQALADLYNAVVGGATPKNAEVAKAAKQLKSAGNKGVLVTGLDDFDAQIVAIGINQALQSAAFNPNAAKLTRKGNAKDVAQLVADMKSGAIHTLIMSGVNPVYTLPNSKDFVEGLKKVKLSVAFSMKEDETASLASVAAAAPHYLESWGDVSLQRGHYSVMQPTIRPLFDTKQFQDALLSWTDNSSEYIDYLKNFASTKLAGKSWNQTVHDGFAKTETFALNANPVDLSASVSKLANAKSNGLDLVLYTKTGMGDGQQANNPWLQEFPDPITRVSWDNYVTVSKKDAEKLGLENWNVANGGMNGSYVTLKVGNATLSQVPVVVQPGQAVGTVGLAFGYGKKAAMKQEMQVGVNAYELYADFNANQSVSITKEEGEHEFACVQLHKTLMGRGDIIKETTLEIFNTKNAEEWNPIPMVSLDHAETPATEVDLWGSFDRSVAHHFNLSIDLNACTGCGACVIACHAENNVPVVGKSEVRRSRDMHWLRIDRYYSSSESFDGDIELKESASGLMNSRETFFGMEDPNENPQVAFQPVMCQHCNHAPCETVCPVAATSHGREGQNHMAYNRCVGTRYCANNCPYKVRRFNWFLYNKNEEFDYHMNDDLGRMVLNPDVNVRSRGVMEKCSMCIQMTQATKLKAKREGRPVKDGEFQTACSAACTSGAMIFGDVNDKESKVAELANSERMYHLLEHIGTKPNVFYHVKIRNEK; encoded by the coding sequence ATGGCATCAAACAAAAAATACTGGAAAAGTGTTGAGGAGCTAAACGAAAATAGCTCTATTGTTGAGACGCTAAGAAACAATGAGTTTATCGAAGAAATTCCTGTAAATGAATTTTTAGGGAATGATAATGCGTTATCAAGTTCTTCTACAACTCGTCGTGACTTCTTAAAATATGTAGGATTTAGTACTGCAGCTGCTTCATTAGCTGCTTGTGAAGGTCCTGTTGTTAAATCGATTCCTTATGTGGTACAGCCTGAGGAGATTATTCCGGGTGTTGCAGATTTTTACGCTACAACAATTGCGGATGGTTTTGATTTTGCAAATATTTTAGTTAAGACAAGAGAAGGTCGTCCAATTAAAATTGAAAATAATAATTTAAAAGGTGCTTTAACAGGTGCAAATGCAAGAGTTCATGCTTCAGTACTTTCTTTATATGATAGCTTAAGATTAAAACAACCTAAAATTGCTGGTAAAGATGCAACTTGGGCTGAAGTTAATACTAAAGTAAAATCAAGTTTAGAGGATGCAAAAGCAAAAGGTGGAAATGTGGTATTGTTAACAAATACTATGGCAAGTCCATCAACAAATGCTTTAATTGCTGAATTACAAGCTAAATATCCAAATGTAAAACAAGTTGTTTACGATTCAGTTTCTGAAAGTAAAGCTTTAGATGCATTCGAAGCTGTTTATGGTGAAAGAGCTTTAGCTGGATATGATTTTTCTGAAGCTGATGTTATTGTATCTGTTGGTGCAGATTTCCTAGGAGATTGGCAAGGTGGTGGATATGACGCATCTTATGCTAAAGGACGTATTCCTAAAAACGGGAAAATGTCTAAGCATATTCAAATTGAAGCTAATATGTCATTAGCTGGTGCTAATGCTGATAAGAGAATTCCAATGACGGTTGCTCAACAAAAGCAAGCACTTGCAGATTTATATAATGCAGTTGTTGGTGGAGCTACTCCTAAAAACGCTGAAGTGGCGAAAGCTGCTAAACAGTTAAAGTCTGCTGGTAATAAAGGTGTACTTGTAACAGGTTTAGATGATTTTGATGCGCAAATTGTTGCAATTGGAATCAATCAAGCTTTACAATCTGCTGCTTTTAATCCTAATGCTGCTAAACTAACTCGTAAAGGTAATGCTAAAGATGTTGCGCAATTAGTTGCTGACATGAAATCTGGTGCTATTCATACTTTAATTATGAGTGGTGTTAATCCAGTTTATACTTTACCAAATTCAAAAGATTTTGTTGAAGGATTGAAAAAAGTTAAATTATCTGTTGCTTTCTCAATGAAAGAAGATGAAACAGCTAGTTTGGCTTCAGTTGCTGCTGCAGCTCCACACTATTTAGAGTCTTGGGGTGATGTTTCTTTACAAAGAGGGCATTATAGCGTTATGCAACCAACAATACGTCCTTTATTTGATACAAAACAATTCCAAGATGCTTTATTGTCTTGGACAGATAATAGTTCTGAATATATTGATTACTTAAAGAACTTTGCTAGTACTAAATTAGCCGGTAAATCTTGGAATCAAACAGTTCATGATGGTTTTGCTAAAACTGAGACATTTGCTTTAAATGCAAATCCAGTTGATTTAAGTGCTTCGGTTTCTAAGTTAGCTAATGCTAAATCAAATGGTTTAGATTTAGTATTGTATACTAAAACAGGAATGGGAGACGGACAACAAGCGAACAATCCTTGGTTACAAGAGTTTCCAGATCCAATTACAAGAGTTTCTTGGGATAACTACGTTACTGTTTCTAAGAAAGATGCTGAAAAATTAGGCTTAGAAAATTGGAATGTTGCAAATGGAGGAATGAATGGTAGTTATGTAACTTTAAAAGTTGGTAATGCTACTTTAAGTCAAGTTCCTGTAGTTGTACAACCAGGTCAAGCAGTTGGAACAGTTGGTCTTGCTTTTGGATATGGCAAAAAAGCTGCTATGAAACAAGAAATGCAAGTTGGTGTTAATGCATACGAATTATATGCAGATTTTAACGCTAACCAATCTGTTTCTATTACAAAAGAAGAAGGTGAACATGAATTTGCTTGTGTTCAGTTACATAAAACATTAATGGGTAGAGGTGATATCATCAAAGAAACTACCCTTGAGATTTTCAATACTAAAAATGCTGAGGAATGGAATCCTATTCCAATGGTATCTTTAGATCACGCTGAAACTCCTGCAACAGAAGTTGATTTATGGGGGTCTTTCGATAGAAGCGTGGCACATCATTTTAATTTATCTATCGACTTAAATGCTTGTACAGGATGTGGAGCTTGTGTTATTGCTTGTCATGCTGAAAACAATGTACCAGTTGTAGGTAAATCTGAAGTTAGAAGAAGCCGTGATATGCATTGGTTACGTATCGATAGATATTATTCTTCTAGCGAATCATTTGATGGTGATATTGAATTAAAAGAAAGTGCATCAGGATTAATGAACTCAAGAGAGACTTTCTTTGGTATGGAAGATCCTAATGAGAATCCACAAGTTGCTTTCCAACCTGTAATGTGTCAACACTGTAACCATGCACCATGTGAGACAGTTTGTCCTGTAGCAGCTACATCTCACGGTAGAGAAGGTCAAAACCATATGGCTTATAATCGTTGTGTTGGTACTCGTTATTGTGCAAACAACTGTCCATATAAAGTGCGTCGTTTCAACTGGTTCTTGTATAACAAAAACGAAGAGTTTGATTATCATATGAATGACGATTTAGGTCGTATGGTATTAAATCCAGATGTAAACGTTCGTTCTCGTGGAGTTATGGAGAAATGTTCAATGTGTATCCAAATGACTCAAGCTACTAAGTTAAAAGCTAAGCGTGAAGGAAGACCAGTAAAAGATGGAGAATTCCAAACGGCTTGTTCGGCTGCTTGTACTAGTGGGGCCATGATTTTTGGAGATGTAAATGATAAAGAAAGTAAAGTTGCTGAATTAGCAAATTCTGAAAGAATGTATCATTTATTAGAGCATATCGGAACTAAACCAAATGTGTTCTATCACGTTAAAATTAGAAACGAAAAATAA
- a CDS encoding SPOR domain-containing protein, translating into MNQSPKFEELLNEKRKVNSTLAINDGYKIQIFSGSSTDCKKQLNDFKKEYKELDGTIVFSSPQYKVYIGPFRSRLHAEGTLNKIKDKYPTSLLIKP; encoded by the coding sequence GTGAATCAGAGTCCGAAATTTGAAGAATTACTTAATGAAAAAAGAAAAGTAAACTCGACATTAGCTATAAATGATGGTTATAAAATTCAAATTTTTAGTGGTAGTAGCACCGATTGTAAAAAGCAACTAAACGACTTTAAAAAAGAGTACAAAGAACTAGACGGAACTATCGTTTTTTCGAGTCCACAATACAAAGTTTACATAGGTCCATTCCGTTCAAGATTACACGCCGAGGGAACTTTAAACAAGATAAAAGACAAATACCCAACATCGCTTTTAATAAAGCCTTAA